The DNA sequence TGGTATTAATCTTCTTTATTACTTCATCAGATTCTGCATCGCTCGTTGTCGACAGTATCACGTCGGGCGGTAAAGTTGATGCACCTGTACCACAGCGTATTTTCTGGGCTGTAATACAAGGCTCAATTGCAGCGACCATGCTTTGGATTGGTGGTACCGATGCGCTACAAGCTCTACAAGCGGGTGTTGTAACGACCGGACTACCATTCGCCTTGTTAATGCTCGTGATGTGCGTGAGTATAATTAAAGGTTTGAATTCAGAGTATCATTTATATAAATAATGACTTTGGTTATCAGCCTTACTAATCTTGGCAATTAAAGAGTTTAAAATGTAAGTTTTAAAAACTGTATTTTATAATAATTAAAATTGTAAGTGTTAACGGCCTCAAATGTATGTTTGAGGCCGTTTTTATACCTGCTGCTTTAGCCTTCACTATTTTTTAATATTGTTAGCCGTGCTCTTACATAATTGCTTACTTGATTTTCTTATCTAATGTCGTTACCTACAATGACTCTAGCCTCTATTGCTCATCGTCACGCTTACCTCAATAGGAATGATATCGCCTTTATTCATGATTGTTTCGATTGTTGTCTAAACGCTGTGTCCGCCAACGGACAGAAGGATGTTACTTTCAATGTTAGTGTTAAACCAATTATTAATATCAATGTATTTGGTTTCAATCGTTTTAATAAAAACGTTATAAATTGAAGCTAGGTAGACATGCAACATTAACATTAAAGGTTATATAAATTGATCCAATTGGAGACCGCCAAAAAAATCATTTGGCCGACTACACTGTCAAATAATACCAAACGTAAATTAATTAAAATCGCACAGTGTAAAACTGATTTTACGGATAACCGTCAGATATTTTCTGATGGTGTTTGTTATATATACCAAGGTAATGCTGCTATTTGTATGCAATCTCGAAATTTAAAAACAGTGAACAGTATGGTGATGGGAAAGCAAGAGTGGTTTGGCGATTGCCAATCCGTAAAAAATGATTTGGTGTCGTTTTCATTATCAGAAATAGAGCCGCTGAATTTAATTTTATTCCCAAGAAATCAATTGAATATTTTAATGGATGATGATTTAGAGGTGGTGAAATGGTTATACCATGTCGTGAATGCTTCGCAGCAAAAATGGCGTCAATCACAACTGTTGTCATCAGAAAATAAACTAATAAAAATTAGTTATTTGCTGATTGAGTTAGCCATGTATCAAAAACAAATTAAAGGGGTTATCCCTAAGATTGCTATTTCACAGCAGCAGATCAGTATGATTATCGGAATTGCCCGCCAGCGGGTAAATGAAGCGCTAAAACAGTTAGAAAATTTAGGCTATATCGAACTCGAAAGAAGTAGCGTTTATATCACTGACTTTGCAGCCCTGTGTCGTATTTTAGATAATGTCGATTTAAGTGTTCGAGATCCGAGAGTTTCATTAAGTGCTATTTCGTGTGAACCAGTAACGTCAGCATAATAGCAGTCGTTCCATTAGTACTTTCTTTACCTGAAATTAAAGCTATTAGAAGCTTATACACTGACAATGATTAAGAAGATAAGAATGAAAAATAATGTTTTTATAATAAGGTTAACCAGTGTGTTGCTAACATTGACAGCGTTCTTTTCATATAGTGATGATAAAACAATGTTAACGATTGAAAACTGTAAAAATCAGCAAGATGTAAGCTTTACAATGCCTGCGCTCAAAGCCTTACGAAGTGCTGAAATAACGACATTATTACCTTGGAAAAAGCAGGAACATCGCTACTTAGGGGTCTACCTTGAAAATATCATCAAGCATGTTGATGGCAATGGTTTAGAAACGATACATGTACATGCAAAGAATGATTACAGTGTGCAGATATCTGGAGCAGAGTTACAGCAGCATAAGTACATGCTGGCTTATGCCATTAATGATGAAATGATAACTCGGCGACAGAAGGGGCCGTTAGTATTAATGCGTGATTTGAGTCGTATTAAAGTCGAGGATATTCATGAATTAGATATTGTGATTAATCTGGTTTGGTTTGTTGAAAGAATTGATATTAACTGTGGAATTAAGCACGGATGAAAAATAAATACACAGCAACAATATGGTTACCTTTGACTTTCATCATATTATTTGAATTGTGTTTAGCTGGTTTTATTACATTGAGATATGATCAGAGTAACAAAAATGTCATGCGCAATGTTGAGTCGATACGGGCATCATATTGGGGCTCTTGGTATTTTGGCAAGGAGCTGTCACGACTTGAAGCGCAAATAAAAAAGGCTATATATTTAAATAAAAACGATAACGAGGCAATCTTAGAAAAATTAGACTTTTTAATTGTTAGTTATGAATATTTAGCACTCGATGAAAAAATATCTCCTTTATTGCAAAGTTATGCGGTTAATATTTTGCAAGAAAACATTGTTAAATTAGATAAGGTCGCACTACCAGTTTTAGCAAGAGAAGATCCTATTAACCAATACCCTGATATTTTAACGATTGTTGAAAAATTGAAGCTAGGCCATGACAAGATTGTATTTTTTGAGTTGAAAGGGAGTGATCTTAATCTTTTTACAGATGAGGTTAATCGTAACCAGGAGAGGTTGTTATACATCATCTATAGTGCATTTTTGATTGGTACTCTATTAATTACAGTTTGGTCAGTGACATACTTGAATTTCAAACGAACCCAAAAACAGTCAAATATAGATGAGTTAACACTGCTCCCCAATAGAAAACATTGTGTTGAATTGATCACTTTAAAAATGCAAAAGAGCAAACCGTTATGCTGCTTTTTTATTGATCTGAATGGATTTAAGCAGATAAACGATACATTAGGCCATCACACTGGTGATGAAGTATTGAAAACGATTGCAAAAAGAGTGTCTTATAGTATTGGTGGTGAAGATATCTTCTCTCGTATTGGTGGTGACGAATTTATTCTTATTTTGTGTGATTATGGTGACCGTATAAATGTAGATACGATTGTTGAGCGGATCATGGAGCAAATACAGCAACCGATTAATATCGGGGGTAAGACTGTCACTGTCGGCTCTGCGATAGGTATTTCTTTTTCATCTGAGGAGGTTAATACGGTAAATAAATTATTTTTGACAGCCGATTCTGCAATGTATGTAGCGAAGGGATTAAAAGAGGGGAGTTCGAGTAATTATCAGTATTATTAACAGATCTGTGTAGTTACTTTTTTGATATAGTTTATTATTATCGATATAAATAATTCATCGTCAAATGCAATAATTCTCCTGCCAATTTAAACATATTTTTATACATATTTATATCTTGCGGCCTTGTTTTCGATTAAAATAAAGTTTAAACGGCGGTTGTTTGAGTTTTGCCACATTTTTTGCTACTCTTTTAACCGATTTTTTATCACTTGGTTCATTATGGCTTTAACTAATGACCCTTTCGTTTTTACTTTTCGATTAAAAAGTATTGCAGGATATATGCTCAGCATAATTTATGGATAGCTCGTTAAACAAAAATAGTTCGTTAAATAAAAATAGTTCGTTAAATAAATATAGTATTGAAACCACTGATTACCAAGTTGGTCAAGATAATGTACAAAAATGGGGTTTCGATATACACAACCCTGTGTTCGGCATTAGCGCCGGCCTTATTATCTTTTTCCTCTCAGCACTCCTCCTCGTAGACCCAGCTACCGCAAAAGAAACATTAAACACTATTAAAAATGGCATTTTAGCTGATTTCGATAGCTTCTTTATGTGGTCAACTAATTTCTTCGTCTTTTTTATTGCCGTATTAATCGTATCACCGCTTGGTAAGATCCGTATTGGTGGTAAAGAAGCAAAATCTGAACATTCAACGATCTCGTGGCTAGCAATGTTATTTGCTGGTGGTATGGGTATCGGTCTGCTGTTCTGGGGTGTTGCTGAACCAACGGCTTATTTCACTAATTGGTGGGGAACGCCATTTAATGTTGAACCGTTAACTGCTGAAGCAAAGTCATTAGCACTTGCTGCAACGATTTATAACTGGGGTATCCACGGTTGGGCTATCTACGGTATTGTCGCGCTTGCGTTGGCTTTCTTTGCTTATAATAAAGGTCTTCCTCTTTCAATCCGCTCTGTTTTCTACCCGATTATTGGTGATAGAGCTTGGGGCTGGGCTGGTCACGTTGTCGATATCTTAGCTGTACTTGCGACGCTATTTGGTCTTGCGACATCGCTAGGTCTTGGTGCACAGCAAGCGACGAGTGGTATCAACCATGTATTTGGCACCGATGGTGGCATTGGCATGCAACTGGTCGTGATTGCCTTTGTAACCTTAATTGCAATCTTCTCGGTTATCCGTGGTATCGATGGCGGCGTTAAAGTATTGAGTAATATCAATATGGTGTTTGCTTTTGCACTATTGATTTTTGTTCTGATCATTGGTTTTGATGTTGTTACTGTTGCAATCCCTGAAACTTTAATTGCTTATGGCCAAAACTTTATTGGTTTAAGTAATCCACATGGTCGTGATGACACTGCTTGGATGCAAGGTTGGACGGTATTTTACTGGGCTTGGTGGATTTCATGGTCACCATTCGTAGGCATGTTCATTGCGCGTATCTCTAAAGGTCGTACTGTACGTGAATTCTTGTCTGCTGTTGTCTTTGTTCCAACGTTAGTGACGTTAGTTTGGATGGCTACATTTGGTGGTATTGCTATCGATCAAGTCGTGAATAAAGTGGGTGAATTGGGCGCGAACGGCTTAACTGATTTATCATTATCTTTATTCCATGTGTACGATGCACTGCCGTATGGTGATGTGTTATCAATATTGTCGATTATCTTAGTATTAATCTTCTTCATTACATCATCAGATTCAGGTTCACTTGTAATCGACAGCATCACGTCTGGCGGTAAGATTGATGCGCCTGTACCACAGCGTATATTCTGGGCTGTAGTAGAGGGAACTATTGCTGGTGTTATGTTATGGATTGGTGGTTCTGAAGCACTGCAAGCGTTGCAAGCGGGTGTGACTATTACCGCATTACCGTTTACGTTTGTATTGCTGCTGATGTGTGTGAGCTTAATTAAAGGCTTGAACTCAGAGCGCCATTTATACAAGTAATGATTTAGCGTTAATTAAGCATAAAGCTTAATAGGATAAATGCCGACGGCCTCAAATGTATATTTGAGGCCGTTTTTTGTTTTAGGCAGATCGCAAAAATTAGACCTTGTAATGTAAACAGGCGCTATTACGTTATATTTTAGATTGAGGATTATTTATTTTAAGCGTATCAGGAGCTAAAGATGAAAAAAGTTATTCTAAAAGGATTTATTATAGTCCCAACTGCGGACTTGTCTGCAGTGAAGAAAGCACTTATTAGTCATAAAGAACTGACACGTAATGAACCGGGTTGTTTAATGTTTAATGTCACGCCGTCAGAGATTAATCTTAATCGTTTTGAAGTATATGAAGAATTTATTAATAAAGCGGCTTTTGAACAACACCAAGCCCGAGTTAAAGGCTCTGCTTGGGC is a window from the Moritella sp. F3 genome containing:
- a CDS encoding Crp/Fnr family transcriptional regulator; the encoded protein is MIQLETAKKIIWPTTLSNNTKRKLIKIAQCKTDFTDNRQIFSDGVCYIYQGNAAICMQSRNLKTVNSMVMGKQEWFGDCQSVKNDLVSFSLSEIEPLNLILFPRNQLNILMDDDLEVVKWLYHVVNASQQKWRQSQLLSSENKLIKISYLLIELAMYQKQIKGVIPKIAISQQQISMIIGIARQRVNEALKQLENLGYIELERSSVYITDFAALCRILDNVDLSVRDPRVSLSAISCEPVTSA
- a CDS encoding BCCT family transporter; amino-acid sequence: MDSSLNKNSSLNKNSSLNKYSIETTDYQVGQDNVQKWGFDIHNPVFGISAGLIIFFLSALLLVDPATAKETLNTIKNGILADFDSFFMWSTNFFVFFIAVLIVSPLGKIRIGGKEAKSEHSTISWLAMLFAGGMGIGLLFWGVAEPTAYFTNWWGTPFNVEPLTAEAKSLALAATIYNWGIHGWAIYGIVALALAFFAYNKGLPLSIRSVFYPIIGDRAWGWAGHVVDILAVLATLFGLATSLGLGAQQATSGINHVFGTDGGIGMQLVVIAFVTLIAIFSVIRGIDGGVKVLSNINMVFAFALLIFVLIIGFDVVTVAIPETLIAYGQNFIGLSNPHGRDDTAWMQGWTVFYWAWWISWSPFVGMFIARISKGRTVREFLSAVVFVPTLVTLVWMATFGGIAIDQVVNKVGELGANGLTDLSLSLFHVYDALPYGDVLSILSIILVLIFFITSSDSGSLVIDSITSGGKIDAPVPQRIFWAVVEGTIAGVMLWIGGSEALQALQAGVTITALPFTFVLLLMCVSLIKGLNSERHLYK
- a CDS encoding putative quinol monooxygenase; amino-acid sequence: MKKVILKGFIIVPTADLSAVKKALISHKELTRNEPGCLMFNVTPSEINLNRFEVYEEFINKAAFEQHQARVKGSAWAKATVNVQRHYEILE
- a CDS encoding GGDEF domain-containing protein, yielding MKNKYTATIWLPLTFIILFELCLAGFITLRYDQSNKNVMRNVESIRASYWGSWYFGKELSRLEAQIKKAIYLNKNDNEAILEKLDFLIVSYEYLALDEKISPLLQSYAVNILQENIVKLDKVALPVLAREDPINQYPDILTIVEKLKLGHDKIVFFELKGSDLNLFTDEVNRNQERLLYIIYSAFLIGTLLITVWSVTYLNFKRTQKQSNIDELTLLPNRKHCVELITLKMQKSKPLCCFFIDLNGFKQINDTLGHHTGDEVLKTIAKRVSYSIGGEDIFSRIGGDEFILILCDYGDRINVDTIVERIMEQIQQPINIGGKTVTVGSAIGISFSSEEVNTVNKLFLTADSAMYVAKGLKEGSSSNYQYY